A window of uncultured Draconibacterium sp. contains these coding sequences:
- a CDS encoding YeeE/YedE thiosulfate transporter family protein, translating to MGPLIPNGIIGGGWDFVIAILIGVAFGFILEASGFSSSRNLAGVFYGYNFVVLRVFFTALIVAMVGIMYFDYLGWLDLSKIFILPTFLTPMIVGGVIMGFGFIIGGYCPGTSFTGIAIGKLDAVFFTVGLYLGIFAFSLAYPLFGDFFTSGAMGNVTLTDVTGIPAHWFALAFTVVALAAFWGTMFIEKRVRKNMNQYKF from the coding sequence ATGGGACCTTTAATTCCTAACGGTATAATAGGTGGAGGCTGGGATTTTGTAATCGCTATTTTAATTGGAGTAGCCTTTGGATTTATTCTGGAAGCTTCCGGCTTTTCATCATCAAGAAATCTTGCAGGTGTATTTTACGGATACAACTTTGTTGTTCTTCGCGTATTTTTTACTGCCTTAATTGTTGCAATGGTCGGCATAATGTATTTCGATTACCTCGGCTGGCTCGATTTGTCAAAAATATTTATTCTTCCAACCTTTTTAACTCCAATGATTGTGGGAGGTGTAATTATGGGATTTGGATTTATTATTGGAGGATATTGTCCGGGTACCAGTTTTACCGGAATTGCAATTGGTAAACTGGATGCTGTATTTTTTACAGTTGGTTTGTATCTCGGAATCTTTGCTTTCTCGTTGGCTTATCCTCTGTTTGGCGATTTCTTTACCAGCGGAGCAATGGGAAATGTTACCCTCACCGATGTAACCGGGATTCCGGCGCATTGGTTTGCACTTGCATTTACTGTGGTGGCTTTGGCAGCTTTCTGGGGTACAATGTTTATCGAAAAACGTGTGAGAAAGAATATGAACCAGTATAAATTCTAA
- a CDS encoding YeeE/YedE thiosulfate transporter family protein has translation MNNTITDQPKYINPYLGGVLLGLLILATVYITGRGLGASGAIKSTVVTTSNTIAPSATKANSYMGQFVSDDHSPMYTWLVFESLGVLLGGLLSGIIFGRTKKFRTDHGPKITSKRRWIYAAIGGALFGIGSQFGRGCTSGAALSGTATFALGGVIVMFAIFGTGYVISYFFRKMWI, from the coding sequence ATGAATAATACTATCACCGATCAGCCAAAATATATCAATCCATACCTGGGAGGTGTTTTACTTGGCTTGCTGATTTTGGCAACGGTTTACATTACCGGACGTGGTTTAGGTGCAAGTGGTGCTATTAAAAGTACTGTTGTTACCACATCGAATACGATTGCTCCGTCAGCAACCAAAGCAAACTCGTATATGGGCCAGTTTGTTAGCGACGATCATTCACCAATGTACACCTGGTTAGTTTTCGAATCGTTGGGTGTTCTGCTGGGAGGTTTATTATCAGGTATCATTTTTGGGCGTACCAAAAAATTCCGTACCGATCACGGACCAAAAATTACCAGCAAACGACGTTGGATTTATGCTGCTATTGGTGGAGCTCTTTTTGGTATCGGCAGTCAGTTTGGACGTGGTTGTACCAGTGGAGCCGCATTGAGTGGAACAGCCACCTTTGCTTTGGGAGGAGTTATTGTAATGTTTGCCATTTTTGGTACTGGATACGTAATCTCCTATTTTTTCAGAAAAATGTGGATTTAG
- the nrfD gene encoding NrfD/PsrC family molybdoenzyme membrane anchor subunit — MKEELFVSGRNIPNIDPFLKIWHWQIPLYLFLGGLAAGILFFAGYFVVRGKEKEMQTAVKWAPLLAPIALVLGLGALFWDLKHKLYFWQLYTTIRLESPMGWGAWTLMIITPLSLIWVASYMKEILPWWDWKFKFLDKFEAFVIKQRVPLAWIMMIYAIILGVYTGILLSAFNARPLWNTSILGPLFLVSGFSTGLAATIWMSKDAAERKILSRIDLVFIFVEIFLIIHLFMGFLAGSETSIEAAKLFLGGPFTVSFWVFVVLLGLVFPAVLETLEIWGFHVPKWLPPVLILFGGLMFRFIMVEAGQITRYLY, encoded by the coding sequence ATGAAAGAAGAATTATTTGTTAGTGGACGAAATATACCGAATATTGATCCATTCTTAAAAATCTGGCATTGGCAAATTCCCCTTTATTTATTTTTGGGTGGATTGGCTGCAGGTATTCTGTTTTTTGCCGGTTATTTTGTAGTTAGAGGTAAGGAAAAAGAAATGCAGACCGCCGTAAAGTGGGCGCCTTTATTGGCTCCAATAGCACTTGTACTTGGTCTTGGCGCATTGTTCTGGGATTTAAAACACAAACTCTATTTCTGGCAGTTGTATACCACCATTCGTTTGGAATCTCCAATGGGATGGGGCGCCTGGACATTGATGATTATTACTCCATTGTCGCTGATTTGGGTAGCCAGTTATATGAAAGAAATTTTGCCCTGGTGGGATTGGAAGTTTAAGTTTCTGGACAAATTTGAAGCATTTGTAATAAAACAACGTGTTCCCTTGGCGTGGATAATGATGATCTATGCAATTATACTCGGAGTTTACACCGGTATTCTTTTATCGGCATTTAACGCCCGCCCACTTTGGAATACATCCATACTTGGGCCATTGTTTCTTGTCTCAGGATTTTCAACAGGATTGGCTGCAACAATTTGGATGAGTAAAGATGCGGCCGAACGGAAAATATTAAGTCGAATTGATTTGGTCTTTATCTTTGTTGAGATCTTCCTGATTATTCACCTTTTTATGGGATTTTTGGCAGGTTCGGAAACCAGTATCGAAGCAGCTAAATTGTTCCTGGGTGGTCCTTTTACCGTAAGTTTTTGGGTATTTGTGGTTCTGTTGGGGCTTGTATTTCCTGCTGTTCTGGAAACCTTGGAAATCTGGGGATTTCACGTTCCGAAATGGTTGCCACCCGTACTTATTTTGTTTGGCGGTTTAATGTTCCGTTTTATAATGGTTGAAGCCGGACAGATAACCCGATATTTATACTAA
- a CDS encoding 4Fe-4S dicluster domain-containing protein, with protein sequence MAIDTKKCVGCGDCVVACQTENNVPHGYCRDWIVERVDGTYPSLSLEFRSERCNHCDNSPCVRCCPTGASHIVDGGVVLVTPHKCIGCGACIESCPYDARYPHPDGHVDKCTFCIHRVEKGQNPACVDVCPTSCLHFGDLDDPNSAVSLALKDRKWKVLAPEAGTKPQLYFLT encoded by the coding sequence ATGGCAATAGACACAAAAAAATGTGTCGGATGTGGCGACTGTGTAGTTGCCTGTCAAACAGAGAATAATGTTCCGCACGGTTACTGCCGTGACTGGATCGTGGAGAGAGTAGATGGAACCTATCCAAGTTTGAGCCTGGAGTTTCGTTCCGAGCGTTGTAACCATTGCGACAATTCGCCTTGTGTGCGTTGTTGCCCAACAGGAGCAAGTCATATTGTTGACGGCGGAGTGGTTTTGGTAACGCCGCATAAATGTATTGGCTGCGGTGCCTGCATTGAGTCGTGCCCGTACGATGCACGTTATCCACATCCTGATGGACACGTTGATAAATGTACTTTTTGTATTCATCGCGTTGAAAAAGGACAAAATCCTGCCTGTGTAGACGTTTGTCCTACAAGCTGTTTACATTTTGGCGATTTAGACGATCCAAACAGTGCTGTTTCATTGGCATTAAAAGATCGCAAATGGAAAGTTCTGGCTCCGGAAGCCGGTACAAAACCACAACTATATTTTCTTACCTAA
- a CDS encoding molybdopterin-dependent oxidoreductase, translated as MKTRRDFIKISTVGAGAAAISYKALGSKGFGLFESKSEGPVSDEDLTPYPTYCEVCFWKCSAWAYVDKNGRIRKILGNKNDPHCNGRLCPRGTGGVGMVYDEDRLKTPLIRETRDDGSQYFREATWEEALDTVANKMKEVKEKHGPEAFGLFNHGTPGGQFHHLLRAYGSESNAEPAFANCRGPRMSAYFSTFGAYVGSPESTDIRDTKCLVLIGSHIGENMHNSQVQEMSEAIDNGATIITVDPRFSTAAAHSSHWLPIKPATDIALIMAWIHVLIYEELFDKDFVEQYTFGFDQLKEHVKNMTPEWAYGITDIEPEQIRRTAKEMAGAAPAVVIHPGRHLVWYGDDTQRARAMAILSALLGAWGKRGSLYFAEGVKIPEFPQPHYPETKWGWKDWNGDKYPLATMGITTELLKASIPRYEYEHQVKAWLIAGTNLPLAMPDKPLFKEAAASVEFIAVMDTMPMEVTGYADVIFPEATYLERYDVIRSAANREPNIALRMPAIEPKYNSKPGWWIAKQLGERLGLHDYFNYDDYAEVIDWQLKQLGTSLEEMKKIGIKKFPRKSGPLYLGDGEDFEFNTNTGKIELYSVDFADHGFDAIPKYTKHPEPPANFYRLIYGRAPMHTFSRTINNPNLSDLMSENSVWVNPKVADLWGLKKGQEVWLKNQDGALTTFPVKVRVTERIRWDSVYMVHGFGHANKKLSRAFGRGAADTEMITNVMVDPIMGGTGMRGNFITFLKEDPALNRKEAKA; from the coding sequence ATGAAAACAAGACGGGACTTTATTAAAATTTCAACAGTTGGAGCCGGTGCCGCAGCAATTAGCTACAAGGCATTGGGGTCAAAAGGATTTGGACTGTTCGAGTCGAAATCTGAAGGACCGGTAAGCGACGAAGACCTTACTCCGTATCCAACCTACTGCGAAGTATGCTTCTGGAAGTGTTCGGCCTGGGCTTATGTCGATAAAAATGGTCGTATCCGAAAAATTTTGGGGAACAAAAACGATCCGCACTGCAATGGCCGTTTGTGTCCGAGAGGCACCGGTGGCGTTGGTATGGTGTACGACGAAGATCGATTAAAAACTCCGCTAATCAGAGAAACCCGTGACGACGGTTCGCAGTATTTCAGAGAGGCAACATGGGAGGAAGCACTCGACACTGTTGCAAATAAAATGAAAGAAGTGAAAGAGAAACACGGACCGGAAGCTTTTGGTTTGTTTAATCACGGTACTCCCGGCGGCCAATTTCATCATCTTCTGCGTGCCTATGGCTCTGAAAGTAATGCCGAACCGGCTTTTGCCAATTGTCGCGGGCCACGTATGTCGGCTTATTTTTCAACTTTTGGGGCTTATGTAGGGTCGCCTGAAAGTACTGACATTCGCGACACAAAATGTTTGGTATTAATCGGATCGCACATTGGCGAAAACATGCACAACTCGCAGGTGCAGGAAATGTCGGAAGCCATTGATAATGGCGCTACAATTATTACAGTTGATCCTCGCTTTTCAACTGCAGCTGCACATTCCAGTCACTGGTTGCCTATTAAGCCGGCAACCGATATTGCCCTTATAATGGCCTGGATTCATGTGTTAATATATGAAGAACTGTTTGATAAAGATTTTGTTGAACAATATACTTTTGGTTTTGATCAGCTAAAAGAACACGTTAAAAATATGACTCCGGAATGGGCTTACGGAATTACAGACATTGAGCCTGAGCAAATACGGAGAACAGCCAAAGAAATGGCCGGAGCTGCACCTGCAGTAGTTATACATCCGGGACGTCACCTGGTTTGGTATGGCGACGATACGCAGCGTGCACGTGCAATGGCTATTTTGTCGGCATTGCTGGGTGCCTGGGGTAAACGAGGCAGTTTGTATTTTGCTGAAGGCGTAAAAATTCCTGAATTTCCACAGCCTCATTATCCGGAAACGAAATGGGGATGGAAAGATTGGAATGGCGATAAATATCCCTTGGCAACAATGGGGATTACAACCGAATTGCTAAAGGCTTCTATTCCGAGATATGAATATGAACACCAGGTAAAAGCGTGGCTGATTGCCGGAACTAACCTTCCACTTGCTATGCCCGATAAACCATTATTCAAAGAAGCAGCAGCATCTGTTGAGTTTATTGCGGTAATGGATACAATGCCAATGGAGGTTACCGGTTATGCCGATGTAATTTTCCCTGAAGCAACTTACCTGGAGCGTTATGATGTTATTCGTTCGGCAGCTAACCGCGAACCGAATATCGCCTTGCGTATGCCGGCCATTGAGCCAAAATACAACTCGAAACCGGGTTGGTGGATTGCGAAACAACTTGGTGAGCGCCTGGGCTTGCACGATTATTTTAACTACGATGATTACGCAGAAGTGATTGACTGGCAGTTAAAACAGCTGGGTACTTCGTTGGAAGAAATGAAAAAAATAGGAATCAAAAAATTCCCAAGGAAGAGTGGCCCATTGTATTTGGGCGATGGGGAAGATTTTGAATTCAATACAAATACAGGAAAAATCGAATTGTATTCAGTGGACTTTGCAGATCATGGTTTTGATGCAATCCCAAAATATACAAAACATCCGGAGCCGCCGGCCAATTTCTACCGTTTAATATACGGACGCGCACCAATGCACACATTCAGCCGAACCATTAACAATCCAAACTTATCGGATTTAATGAGCGAAAACAGTGTTTGGGTAAATCCAAAGGTGGCCGATTTATGGGGATTGAAAAAAGGACAGGAAGTGTGGTTGAAAAACCAGGACGGTGCCTTAACAACATTCCCTGTAAAAGTTCGTGTAACTGAAAGAATCAGATGGGATTCGGTTTATATGGTGCATGGTTTTGGTCATGCCAATAAAAAATTGTCGCGGGCATTTGGGCGCGGTGCAGCTGATACCGAAATGATAACAAATGTGATGGTTGACCCTATAATGGGAGGAACCGGAATGAGAGGAAACTTTATTACGTTTTTAAAAGAAGACCCGGCTTTGAATAGAAAGGAGGCTAAAGCATGA
- a CDS encoding ubiquinol-cytochrome c reductase iron-sulfur subunit, with amino-acid sequence MTSNTRRIFFKIAVLAIAAFFVFIWNKLILQHLNTIQHSKTVVPFNKNKVVSFYDNYIVVNQNETTTVLSTRCSHLGCKINELENGKLVCPCHGSEYDLSGKVIKGPAFKNLEVIPSKVISNGESIEIGN; translated from the coding sequence ATGACATCAAATACCAGACGAATATTTTTTAAAATAGCGGTGCTTGCGATAGCTGCTTTTTTTGTGTTCATCTGGAATAAACTCATCCTGCAACATTTAAACACAATACAACATTCAAAAACGGTGGTTCCGTTTAATAAAAACAAGGTGGTTTCGTTTTACGACAATTACATAGTTGTTAATCAAAACGAAACAACCACTGTGCTGAGTACCCGGTGTTCGCACCTGGGATGTAAAATCAATGAGCTTGAAAACGGGAAATTAGTTTGCCCATGCCATGGTTCGGAATACGATTTAAGCGGAAAAGTAATAAAAGGGCCGGCTTTTAAAAACCTTGAAGTAATTCCTTCGAAAGTAATTTCAAATGGAGAAAGTATTGAAATCGGAAACTAA
- a CDS encoding cytochrome b N-terminal domain-containing protein encodes MEKVLKSETKAKKWKNKSTFGTYAIAMFWLVLVSGIFLAVPFDVESPYLSVSTIAVSNPWASLIRNIHYWSSQFFLILTLIHLYDHFHYKKRIGLKKGVAFRLSIGVLILFLAMLTGFLLKGDADSEQARQILQTLAERVPLIGKALAFSLIGSSDSYQLIYVHHIATFTVFVGVIVVEHSKLIWPRYTDFIYSFLGVLAISYFLSAPLHDNLNPTVKGPWYFVGFQEILHWLSHPEWSVFMFLILVLLVYLVSTGKKKVSYFTKRGLLVFTAFYLLLTVIGLFFRGERWEWTYPGKINYSYSVLHNFKSPGIKFSPDFNSAEISNAAVIQGRKESCLACHTETTGFSASHSPEAIGCASCHGGNPFATAKTQAHRNMILIPGNLTTARQSCGTTQCHPEIVERVPTGLMSTLSGMISVDRFVFNEQDNPDQLTDVHQLGNSAADEHLRNLCVRCHLGNPKTEYGPVNESSRGGGCLACHLNYSTDAKNELPLSKTQIVKAHPTVNLQVSNDHCFGCHSRSGRISTNYEGWHETTLEKEQMPDSSNYRLIEDSRVFIKKQEDVHHKLGLECIDCHHSYELMGDGNLYKHQENQQDVACADCHIQGKPTTIKAENLDNESALIAALRFGSIAEKEFLVTKKHKHALVNTFVENDTAFFLKKNSGEKMVLKAPASVCVRNNAHSNLSCSSCHTSWAPTCIGCHNLYDSEEPGYNMIKNEEQKGSWVELVGDYMAKQPTLGLRKSAEGDEIIPVVPGMILTIDKTAYPGNENDPAIFHRLYAPSAPHTTSAKGRSCKSCHNNPLAIGFGEGTLNYMIERNEGRWKFEAFYENDKHDNLPADAWTGFLQNRTGNVSTRSDVFPFTVEQQKKILTAGSCLTCHAEDSEVMKASLENFEKLLQNRSKKCVLPVWK; translated from the coding sequence ATGGAGAAAGTATTGAAATCGGAAACTAAAGCCAAAAAGTGGAAAAACAAATCCACCTTTGGAACGTATGCCATTGCCATGTTTTGGCTGGTACTTGTTTCAGGCATCTTTTTGGCTGTTCCCTTCGATGTTGAATCTCCTTATTTAAGTGTAAGTACCATTGCGGTGAGCAATCCATGGGCTTCCTTAATTCGCAATATTCATTACTGGAGTTCGCAATTCTTTTTGATTTTGACACTGATTCATTTGTACGATCATTTTCATTACAAAAAACGAATAGGCTTAAAAAAAGGAGTTGCTTTTCGCCTTAGTATTGGAGTATTGATTCTATTTTTAGCCATGTTAACGGGCTTCCTTTTAAAAGGAGATGCCGACAGTGAACAAGCACGTCAAATATTGCAAACACTGGCCGAACGCGTCCCCCTTATTGGCAAAGCACTGGCTTTTTCTCTAATCGGATCTTCTGACAGCTACCAGCTTATTTATGTACATCACATAGCAACATTTACCGTTTTTGTTGGCGTTATTGTGGTTGAACACAGTAAATTAATCTGGCCACGTTACACCGATTTTATCTATTCGTTTTTAGGGGTTCTTGCTATTAGTTATTTTTTGAGTGCGCCTTTACACGACAACCTTAATCCAACCGTGAAAGGCCCGTGGTATTTTGTTGGTTTTCAGGAGATTTTGCATTGGCTAAGCCATCCCGAATGGTCAGTTTTTATGTTCCTTATTCTAGTACTTCTGGTTTACCTTGTAAGTACCGGGAAAAAGAAGGTTTCGTATTTTACCAAACGAGGATTACTTGTTTTCACTGCATTTTATCTTCTGCTCACTGTTATTGGATTATTTTTTAGAGGAGAGCGTTGGGAATGGACGTATCCGGGGAAAATTAATTACAGTTACAGTGTACTTCATAATTTTAAATCGCCAGGCATAAAATTTTCACCTGATTTTAATTCTGCTGAAATTTCAAATGCCGCAGTAATCCAGGGACGAAAAGAAAGTTGTTTGGCCTGCCACACCGAAACTACCGGGTTTAGTGCCTCGCATTCGCCCGAAGCAATTGGATGTGCCTCCTGCCACGGAGGGAATCCCTTTGCAACGGCAAAAACACAAGCTCACCGAAACATGATCCTGATTCCGGGAAACCTGACAACGGCACGACAGAGTTGTGGAACAACCCAGTGCCACCCAGAAATTGTAGAACGTGTGCCCACGGGATTAATGTCGACTTTGAGCGGAATGATCAGTGTTGATCGCTTTGTGTTTAACGAACAGGATAACCCCGATCAGCTCACCGATGTGCACCAGCTTGGAAACTCGGCAGCCGACGAGCACCTTCGGAATTTATGCGTGCGATGTCACCTGGGAAATCCAAAAACGGAATATGGGCCGGTTAACGAATCGAGCCGGGGCGGTGGCTGTTTGGCCTGCCATCTGAATTACAGTACTGATGCAAAAAATGAACTGCCTTTGAGTAAAACACAAATAGTTAAAGCACATCCTACCGTTAACCTGCAGGTTTCAAACGATCATTGTTTTGGTTGTCACAGTCGTTCGGGTCGCATTTCAACCAATTATGAAGGCTGGCACGAAACAACGCTCGAAAAAGAACAAATGCCGGATAGCAGCAACTACCGCCTGATTGAAGATTCACGTGTATTTATTAAAAAGCAGGAAGACGTTCACCATAAACTTGGACTTGAATGTATTGACTGCCATCATTCGTACGAATTAATGGGCGACGGGAACCTGTATAAACACCAGGAAAATCAACAGGATGTTGCCTGTGCCGACTGTCACATTCAAGGAAAGCCAACTACCATAAAAGCAGAAAACCTGGACAATGAATCGGCACTGATTGCTGCACTTCGGTTTGGATCAATCGCAGAAAAAGAATTTCTGGTGACTAAAAAGCACAAGCATGCGCTTGTAAATACATTTGTTGAAAACGATACTGCATTTTTTCTGAAGAAGAACAGTGGTGAAAAGATGGTTTTAAAAGCTCCGGCTAGTGTTTGTGTGCGTAACAATGCACACAGTAACTTATCGTGTTCCAGTTGCCATACTTCGTGGGCACCCACTTGTATTGGCTGCCACAATTTGTACGATTCGGAAGAGCCCGGTTACAACATGATAAAAAACGAAGAGCAGAAAGGAAGCTGGGTGGAACTGGTTGGTGATTACATGGCCAAACAACCAACTCTGGGACTAAGAAAATCGGCAGAAGGCGACGAAATTATTCCGGTTGTTCCGGGAATGATTCTAACGATTGATAAAACAGCCTATCCCGGGAACGAGAATGATCCGGCTATTTTTCATCGATTGTATGCGCCAAGTGCACCACATACAACTTCGGCAAAAGGCAGAAGCTGTAAAAGCTGCCACAACAATCCGTTGGCCATTGGATTTGGAGAAGGCACCTTAAATTACATGATTGAACGGAACGAGGGACGATGGAAATTTGAAGCTTTTTATGAAAACGATAAACACGATAATTTACCGGCCGATGCCTGGACCGGATTTCTGCAAAACCGGACAGGAAATGTATCGACCCGCAGTGATGTTTTCCCATTTACTGTTGAACAACAAAAAAAGATTCTTACCGCCGGAAGCTGTTTAACCTGTCATGCTGAAGATTCAGAAGTAATGAAAGCGAGCCTCGAGAATTTTGAGAAACTGCTACAAAACCGAAGCAAAAAATGCGTTCTGCCGGTGTGGAAATAA
- a CDS encoding DsrE/DsrF/DrsH-like family protein encodes MTEVKETPLKKVMIIVAKASIEDVYAGLIMANGAVMEGIEAKLFFTFFGLDAITKKQMNKLHTGVVGNPGMRMPGGLPFPTLLGVIPGVEAGVSAMMKKQMDELDVPPVDEFLDMITAGGGEIYACKMAADMFKLTMDDLSEHVKAIITVGDLYAMSGGDGTQIIFT; translated from the coding sequence ATGACTGAAGTAAAAGAAACGCCTTTAAAAAAGGTAATGATAATTGTGGCAAAGGCCAGCATCGAAGATGTGTACGCAGGTTTAATTATGGCAAATGGTGCCGTAATGGAAGGCATTGAAGCAAAACTGTTTTTTACTTTTTTTGGACTCGATGCGATTACAAAAAAACAAATGAATAAACTACATACCGGAGTAGTTGGAAACCCTGGAATGCGGATGCCGGGAGGACTTCCTTTTCCTACCTTGCTTGGGGTAATACCCGGTGTGGAAGCAGGTGTGTCGGCAATGATGAAAAAACAAATGGATGAGCTTGATGTACCTCCGGTTGACGAGTTTTTGGATATGATTACTGCAGGCGGCGGCGAAATTTATGCCTGCAAAATGGCCGCCGATATGTTTAAACTTACAATGGACGATTTAAGTGAACACGTAAAAGCAATTATTACGGTAGGCGATTTATACGCCATGTCGGGTGGCGACGGTACTCAAATTATTTTTACCTAG
- a CDS encoding TusE/DsrC/DsvC family sulfur relay protein, translating to MAEKTFAGKTVEVNEEGYLLNKDDWNKDLAAEMAKEDGIELSDKHYEVLEYLREKSAAGESLTIRKVGKSGITDIKGLYQLFPGGPLKLSSKYAGIAKPASCV from the coding sequence ATGGCTGAAAAAACATTTGCAGGAAAGACAGTTGAAGTGAATGAAGAAGGGTACTTGTTAAACAAGGACGATTGGAATAAAGATCTGGCTGCTGAAATGGCAAAAGAAGATGGAATAGAGTTATCCGATAAACACTACGAAGTGCTGGAATACCTGCGCGAAAAAAGTGCTGCGGGCGAGTCGTTAACCATTCGTAAAGTTGGAAAATCGGGTATAACCGACATAAAAGGTTTGTATCAGCTTTTCCCGGGCGGACCTTTAAAACTCTCGTCGAAATATGCAGGAATTGCCAAACCAGCCAGTTGTGTTTAA
- a CDS encoding DUF1641 domain-containing protein, protein MEEKTLQTQISELNQKVDLLLEYVNQQRLKTNELEDLFADVSIVGKDMYDTAVEELDNRMVHLDLEDVKGLMLRVLRNVDNMNKFLELFESMNDFVKDASPIFNEVVIDFSKKLQEFDEKGYFEFFAEAGLIFDNIISHYNPSDVRELADNVVTIMETVRSATQPEMMSALNNGFKIYKSIETENIPEYSIFKVIREMNKPEMKRALGFFVTFMKNMASETNSNQ, encoded by the coding sequence ATGGAAGAAAAAACATTACAAACGCAAATATCCGAATTAAATCAGAAAGTTGATTTATTACTGGAATATGTGAACCAGCAACGGCTAAAAACCAACGAGCTGGAAGACTTGTTCGCCGATGTGTCGATAGTTGGAAAAGATATGTACGACACGGCAGTGGAAGAACTGGACAATCGAATGGTACATCTCGATTTGGAAGATGTAAAAGGACTAATGCTTCGGGTTTTACGAAATGTTGACAACATGAATAAATTTCTGGAGCTTTTTGAAAGTATGAATGACTTTGTAAAAGATGCTTCACCAATTTTTAATGAGGTGGTTATCGATTTCAGTAAAAAGTTGCAGGAGTTTGACGAAAAAGGATACTTCGAATTTTTTGCCGAAGCCGGATTAATATTCGACAATATTATTTCGCATTATAATCCGAGTGATGTTCGCGAACTGGCTGATAATGTAGTAACCATTATGGAAACAGTTCGATCGGCAACACAACCCGAAATGATGTCTGCATTGAATAACGGATTTAAAATATACAAGAGCATTGAAACTGAAAACATTCCGGAGTATTCCATATTCAAAGTAATTCGCGAAATGAATAAACCGGAAATGAAACGGGCACTTGGATTCTTTGTGACCTTTATGAAAAACATGGCAAGCGAAACAAATTCAAATCAATAA